One stretch of Rattus norvegicus strain BN/NHsdMcwi chromosome 12, GRCr8, whole genome shotgun sequence DNA includes these proteins:
- the Pvrig gene encoding transmembrane protein PVRIG isoform X1: MAQMQTLVLFSTLLILCVSAASPEVWVQVQMEATNLSFFSVHCGVLGCNHISLVTVSWKGFVDARETKLAVLHPEFGTQQWAPASQAHWETPISISVTLTLEQSKARSSLANTTFCCEFVTFPHGSRVACRDLHSSDPGVSGERREIGRTLTLAAHLTLFSVSRTLCPDSSPQSSGRSGRDLGNLRVFPVWFHLYTMSPVVAEASVFQKISVVPQQNPGTDGDSSRLEGWCL, translated from the exons atggcccagatgcagacACTGGTCCTGTTTTCAACATTACTGATCCTCTGTGTCTCAGCAG CGAGCCCTGAAGTGTGGGTGCAAGTCCAGATGGAGGCCACCAACCTCTCATTCTTCTCAGTTCACTGTGGGGTTTTAGGATGTAACCACATCTCCCTGGTAACAGTGAGCTGGAAAGGATTTGTTGATGCTAGAGAGACCAAACTAGCTGTTTTACATCCAGAATTTGGCACCCAGCAGTGGGCTCCTGCCAGCCAGGCCCACTGGGAAACCCCAATTAGCATCTCTGTCACTCTGACCCTGGAACAATCCAAAGCAAGAAGCTCCCTAGCCAACACTACATTCTGCTGCGAGTTTGTTACCTTCCCTCATGGTTCCAGGGTGGCCTGTAGAGACCTCCATAGCTCAGATCCAGGTGTgtctggggagaggagggagatagGGAGGACCTTAACACTGGCTGCCCATCTGACACTTTTCTCTGTGTCTAGGACTCTCTGCCCTGACTCCAGCCCCCAGTCTTCAGGCAGATCTGGCAGGGATCTTGGGAACCTCAGGGTTTTTCCTGTTTGGTTTCATCTTTATACTATGTCTCCGGTGGTGGCAGAGGCATCG GTGTTCCAGAAAATCTCAGTTGTCCCTCAGCAGAACccaggcacagatggagactcCAGTAGGCTTGAAGGATGGTGTCTGTAG
- the Pvrig gene encoding transmembrane protein PVRIG isoform X2 — MAQMQTLVLFSTLLILCVSAASPEVWVQVQMEATNLSFFSVHCGVLGCNHISLVTVSWKGFVDARETKLAVLHPEFGTQQWAPASQAHWETPISISVTLTLEQSKARSSLANTTFCCEFVTFPHGSRVACRDLHSSDPGLSALTPAPSLQADLAGILGTSGFFLFGFIFILCLRWWQRHRCSRKSQLSLSRTQAQMETPVGLKDGVCSRIPGTWGLI; from the exons atggcccagatgcagacACTGGTCCTGTTTTCAACATTACTGATCCTCTGTGTCTCAGCAG CGAGCCCTGAAGTGTGGGTGCAAGTCCAGATGGAGGCCACCAACCTCTCATTCTTCTCAGTTCACTGTGGGGTTTTAGGATGTAACCACATCTCCCTGGTAACAGTGAGCTGGAAAGGATTTGTTGATGCTAGAGAGACCAAACTAGCTGTTTTACATCCAGAATTTGGCACCCAGCAGTGGGCTCCTGCCAGCCAGGCCCACTGGGAAACCCCAATTAGCATCTCTGTCACTCTGACCCTGGAACAATCCAAAGCAAGAAGCTCCCTAGCCAACACTACATTCTGCTGCGAGTTTGTTACCTTCCCTCATGGTTCCAGGGTGGCCTGTAGAGACCTCCATAGCTCAGATCCAG GACTCTCTGCCCTGACTCCAGCCCCCAGTCTTCAGGCAGATCTGGCAGGGATCTTGGGAACCTCAGGGTTTTTCCTGTTTGGTTTCATCTTTATACTATGTCTCCGGTGGTGGCAGAGGCATCG GTGTTCCAGAAAATCTCAGTTGTCCCTCAGCAGAACccaggcacagatggagactcCAGTAGGCTTGAAGGATGGTGTCTGTAGCAGGATACCAGGGACTTGGGGTCTCATCTGA